The genomic stretch AGGGCAAAAAATATTAAAACTCAATATTGGTAACCCTGCCCCATTTGGTTTTGATGCCCCTGATGAAATCTTAGTCGATGTAATTCGTAACCTGCCAACTTCTCAAGGTTATTGTGACTCAAAAGGCATTTATTCAGCGCGTAAAGCGGTGGTGCAACATTATCAGAAATTAGGCTTGCGTGAGCTTGAAGTTGAAGATGTCTACATTGGTAATGGCGCCTCCGAATTGATCGTTATGTCTCTACAAGCTCTGCTCAATAATGGCGATGAAATATTGATCCCCGCTCCCGACTACCCACTTTGGACCGCAGCCGCCTCACTGGCAGGTGGCAAGCCGGTACATTATATCTGTGATGAGTCGTCTGATTGGTATCCTGATCTCGAGGATATTAAAAAGAAAATCACCCCGACCACCCGCGGGATTGTATTGATTAACCCAAACAATCCGACCGGCGCTGTTTATAGCCGTGACTTTTTGCTCGAAGTGGTGGAAATTGCCCGCCAACACGGTTTGATCATTTTTGCTGATGAAATCTACGATAAAGTATTGTACGAAGGCGCAACCCATACTTCGATCGCAACCCTAGCCGACGATGTGCTAATGGCGACTTTTAATGGACTATCAAAAGCGTATCGTGTGTGTGGCTTCCGTGGCGGTTGGATGTTCTTAACTGGACCAAAACATTTGGCCAAAGGCTATATTGATGGCTTGGATATGCTGTCGTCAATGCGCTTGTGTGCCAATGTGCCGATGCAACATGCGATCCAAACGGCGCTGGGTGGCTATCAAAGTATCAATGAATTATTATTGCCTGGTGGACGTTTACTCGAACAACGTAATAAAGCCTATGAGTTGATCACTCAGATCCCCGGTATCACTTGTGTCAAACCTAAAGGGGCGATGTATTTGTTCCCTAAAATTGACACCAAAAAATACAACATCAAAGACGATGCAAAAATGGTGCTCGATTTCTTAGTACAAGAGAAAGTATTACTGGTACAAGGCACTGGCTTTAATTGGAAGCAACCAGACCACTTCCGTATCGTCACCTTACCGCATGTAGAGGATCTTGAAGTTGCCATTGGTCGTTTTGAGCGATTTTTGTCTACTTATTCTCAATAATGAACATTCGGCTTTATTCGACACGGATTGAATAAAGCCGATTTTATTCCCCTATCTCTCCTTTATGATTCTCATCTAGCAGGACGTCGTATGAACGCTGAATTCGATAATAACCACCCACAAAATAATCCAGACAATACCGCAAACAATAACCCAGATAATAACCCGCACCAACCAAGCCATTTTTTTGCTCATCTGGCGCGAATGAAACTGATCCAACGCTGGCCATTAATGCGCTCAATTTCAGCTGAAAATATTTCTGAGCACAGCCTGCAAGTCGCGTTTGTCGGCCATGCCCTTGCCATCATTAAAAACAAAAAATTTGGCGGCAATGTGAACCCAGAGCGGATCGCGTTACTGGGTATGTATCACGACAGCAGCGAAGTGTTGACTGGCGACTTACCGACCCCGGTCAAATATCACAACCCAGCGATTGCTAAAGAATATAAAAAGATTGAGCTTGAAGCAGAGAAAAGACTGGTGGCAATGCTGCCCGAAGAGATACAACAAGATTTTGCACCATTTTTGATTAGTGATGCCATCGACCCACAAGATCAAGCGCTAGTAAAACAAGCCGATAGCCTGTGTGCTTATTTAAAATGCTTAGAAGAACTTTCGGCAGGAAACCATGAATTTGAACAAGCAAAAGCCCGTTTAGAGTTAACCCTAAAGCAGCGCGAAACTCCTGAAATGCGTTATTTCTTAACCGTATTCGCACCAAGCTTTGAACTGACGTTAGATGAGATTAGCTAACGTCATTAATCCCCTTTAGTAAAATAGAAGGATCATCGGTTTGATCCTTCTGCTCCCATTAACGATTCAATACTCACAACCCTTATTGCAACTTTTGCTCCCGCTTGTCCATTATTGCTTGGTATTCTTTTTTATCGAACTGTTGATCATATAATCCAATCTGTGGGTATACCTTGCTATCTAAGGTATTATCCGGATATAAGTTTGCAGGAATATGATCGCTAAAGGAATCCAGGTATCTATTCTCTATTTTCATGCTCATCGACGAAATATCATCAAACACAATATTAAAATCGCGATCGGTTAAAGATAAAGTTAACGGTTTAATATCATCGGGTATCACAGGGTCAAGATCTGTATTGTCC from Vibrio algicola encodes the following:
- a CDS encoding pyridoxal phosphate-dependent aminotransferase, which gives rise to MKNIEMSSKLDNVCYDIRGPILKHAKRMEEEGQKILKLNIGNPAPFGFDAPDEILVDVIRNLPTSQGYCDSKGIYSARKAVVQHYQKLGLRELEVEDVYIGNGASELIVMSLQALLNNGDEILIPAPDYPLWTAAASLAGGKPVHYICDESSDWYPDLEDIKKKITPTTRGIVLINPNNPTGAVYSRDFLLEVVEIARQHGLIIFADEIYDKVLYEGATHTSIATLADDVLMATFNGLSKAYRVCGFRGGWMFLTGPKHLAKGYIDGLDMLSSMRLCANVPMQHAIQTALGGYQSINELLLPGGRLLEQRNKAYELITQIPGITCVKPKGAMYLFPKIDTKKYNIKDDAKMVLDFLVQEKVLLVQGTGFNWKQPDHFRIVTLPHVEDLEVAIGRFERFLSTYSQ
- the yfbR gene encoding 5'-deoxynucleotidase; protein product: MNAEFDNNHPQNNPDNTANNNPDNNPHQPSHFFAHLARMKLIQRWPLMRSISAENISEHSLQVAFVGHALAIIKNKKFGGNVNPERIALLGMYHDSSEVLTGDLPTPVKYHNPAIAKEYKKIELEAEKRLVAMLPEEIQQDFAPFLISDAIDPQDQALVKQADSLCAYLKCLEELSAGNHEFEQAKARLELTLKQRETPEMRYFLTVFAPSFELTLDEIS